One stretch of Cygnus olor isolate bCygOlo1 chromosome 1, bCygOlo1.pri.v2, whole genome shotgun sequence DNA includes these proteins:
- the MPC2 gene encoding mitochondrial pyruvate carrier 2, giving the protein MAAAAAGLRASYHRLLDRIELVLPPRLRPFYNHPAGPKTVFFWAPIMKWGLVCAGMADMTRPAEKLSTAQSAVLMATGLIWSRYSLVIIPKNWSLFAVNFFVGCAGGSQLFRIWRYNQELKAKQQDQLLQKDA; this is encoded by the exons atggcggccgccGCGGCGGGGCTGCGCGCCTCGTACCACCGCCTGCTCGACCGCATCGAGCTGGTGCTGCCGCCGCGCCTGCGGCCCTTCTACAACCACCCGGCGG GTcccaaaacagtgtttttctggGCACCTATTATGAAATGG GGCTTGGTATGTGCTGGAATGGCTGATATGACCAGACCAGCAGAAAAGCTCAGCACAGCGCAGTCTGCAGTGTTGATGGCCACAG GCCTGATTTGGTCAAGGTACTCACTGGTTATTATTCCTAAAAATTGGAGCCTGTTTGCTGTGAACTTCTTTGTTGGCTGTGCCGGTGGCTCTCAACTCTTCCGAATATGGAG gtATAATCAGgagctaaaagcaaaacaacaagaTCAGCTGCTGCAAAAAGATGCTTAA